One genomic window of Camelina sativa cultivar DH55 chromosome 5, Cs, whole genome shotgun sequence includes the following:
- the LOC104786931 gene encoding uncharacterized protein At3g50808 isoform X2, with the protein MEEPKWLEALLRTHFFSICPQHREMPRNECNMFCLSCQNAAFCFYCRSSFHIDHPVLQIRRSSYHDVVRVSEIENALDIRGVQTYVINSARVLFLNERPQPKNSSHGAASSNPKSISYFCETCCRTLLDPFRFCSLGCKVEGMRKNKEEEEERLRKERQQETHKGTHPPTHTSNSRRRKGIPHRAPFAS; encoded by the exons ATGGAGGAGCCAAAATGGCTGGAAGCTCTCTTAAGAACACACTTCTTCAGCATTTGTCCTCAGCACCGCGAGATGCCGCGGAATGAGTGCAACATGTTCTGCCTCTCCTgtcaaaacgctgcgttttgctTCTACTGCCGCTCCTCCTTCCACATTGACCATCCCGTCCTTCAG ATAAGAAGATCGTCGTATCACGATGTGGTGAGAGTATCCGAGATAGAGAATGCATTGGACATAAGAGGAGTGCAAACTTATGTCATTAACAGCGCGAGGGTTCTCTTCTTAAATGAGAGACCTCAGCCTAAGAATTCCTCTCATGGCGCCGCCTCCTCCAACCCAAAATCCATATCCTACTTCTGTGAGACATGTTGCAGAACCCTTCTTGATCCCTTTCGCTTCTGTTCCTTGGGTTGCAAG GTTGAAGGAATGAGGAAGAataaggaagaggaagaagaaagattgcGTAAAGAAAGACAACAAGAAACGCACAAAGGCACGCATCCTCCAACTCATACCTCTAATTCTAGGCGACGAAAAGGCATTCCTCATAGAGCACCTTTTGCCTCCTAA
- the LOC104786931 gene encoding uncharacterized protein At3g50808 isoform X1, with the protein MSATCSASPVKTLRFASTAAPPSTLTIPSFRSTFFSTHIAYLYHFSLNSILYRSLARRQIRRSSYHDVVRVSEIENALDIRGVQTYVINSARVLFLNERPQPKNSSHGAASSNPKSISYFCETCCRTLLDPFRFCSLGCKVEGMRKNKEEEEERLRKERQQETHKGTHPPTHTSNSRRRKGIPHRAPFAS; encoded by the exons ATGAGTGCAACATGTTCTGCCTCTCCTgtcaaaacgctgcgttttgctTCTACTGCCGCTCCTCCTTCCACATTGACCATCCCGTCCTTCAGGTCCACCTTCTTCTCAACACACATTGCATATTTATATCACTTTTCACTCAACTCAATTCTTTATCGATCATTGGCACGGAGACAGATAAGAAGATCGTCGTATCACGATGTGGTGAGAGTATCCGAGATAGAGAATGCATTGGACATAAGAGGAGTGCAAACTTATGTCATTAACAGCGCGAGGGTTCTCTTCTTAAATGAGAGACCTCAGCCTAAGAATTCCTCTCATGGCGCCGCCTCCTCCAACCCAAAATCCATATCCTACTTCTGTGAGACATGTTGCAGAACCCTTCTTGATCCCTTTCGCTTCTGTTCCTTGGGTTGCAAG GTTGAAGGAATGAGGAAGAataaggaagaggaagaagaaagattgcGTAAAGAAAGACAACAAGAAACGCACAAAGGCACGCATCCTCCAACTCATACCTCTAATTCTAGGCGACGAAAAGGCATTCCTCATAGAGCACCTTTTGCCTCCTAA
- the LOC104786932 gene encoding serine carboxypeptidase-like 51 isoform X1 produces MKNTSVVHLVILCLIVSCTNGETKPERSNSDGSESWGYVEVRPKAHMFWWHYKSPYRVEDPSKPWPIILWLQGGPGASGVGIGNFQEVGPLDTFLNPRNSTWLKKADLLFVDSPVGAGYSFVEENQKELYVKSDEEAAEDLTKLLQQLFNKNQTLNQSPLFIVAESYGGKIAVKLGLSVFESVKSGKLKLHLGGVVLGDSWISPEDFVFSWGPLLKYVSRLDDNGLDLSNSLAEKIRKQIKIGDYVGATLTWMDLESLISNKSNSVDFYNFLLDSGMDPVSLTTSLETKKQNRIKKYSSYLNGLRSLSDVEEEEGDLNTLMNGVIKKKLKIIPKDLIWGNNSNDVFAAMYAAFMKPVIEDVDELLAKGINVTIYNGQLDVICSTSGTEAWVHKLKWGGLEEFKNMERKPLYCESDKATRGFTKSYKNLHFYWILGAGHFVPVDEPCVALNMVGEITKSPQL; encoded by the exons ATGAAGAACACGTCAGTTGTTCATCTGGTGATTCTGTGTCTCATTGTGTCATGTACCAATGGAGAAACCAAACCTGAAAGAAGCAACTCCGATGGATCCGAGTCTTGGGGATACGTCGAAGTTAGACCAA AAGCACACATGTTTTGGTGGCATTATAAAAGTCCATATAGAGTTGAAGATCCTTCCAAACCATGGCCTATCATCCTCTGGCTCCAGGGTGGACCT GGAGCTTCAGGGGTTGGAATAGGGAATTTTCAGGAGGTTGGTCCATTAGACACATTTCTCAATCCCAGAAACTCAACTTGGTTGAAGAAAGCCGACCTCTTGTTTGTG gataGTCCAGTTGGGGCAGGGTACAGTTTCGTGGAGGAGAATCAAAAGGAATTGTATGTGAAAAGTGATGAAGAAGCAGCAGAGGATTTGACCAAACTGTTGCAACAACTCTTCAACAAAAACCAGACTTTAAACCAAAGCCCTCTCTTCATTGTTGCTGAATCTTATGGTGGCAAAATCGCAGTTAAGCTCGGTTTATCGGTTTTTGAATCGGTTAAATCTGGCAAGTTGAAGCTTCATCTAGGAG GAGTGGTTTTGGGAGATAGTTGGATATCCCCTGAAGATTTTGTG TTTTCATGGGGACCTCTTCTCAAGTATGTCTCTAGGCTTGATGACAATGGCTTGGATCTCTCAAACAG CCTAGCCGAAAAgattagaaaacaaataaagattggTGACTACGTTGGAGCCACGCTAACGTGGATGGATCTTGAATCCTTGATTAGCAACAAATCCAATTCCGTC gatttttacaattttctatTGGATTCTGGTATGGACCCTGTCTCACTTACAACGagtttagaaaccaaaaaacaaaatagaattaaaaagtATTCGAGCTACTTAAAtggtttgagaagtttgagtgacgtagaagaagaggaaggagatcTTAACACATTAATGAATGGCGTTAttaagaagaagctcaagatcATTCCCAAAGACCTCAT ATGGGGGAACAATTCGAATGACGTGTTTGCAGCGATGTATGCTGCTTTTATGAAACCCGTAATCGAAGAC GTCGATGAGCTTCTTGCCAAGGGGATAAATGTGACCATCTATAATGGTCAA CTTGATGTTATCTGCTCAACAAGTGGAACTGAAGCATGGGTTCACAAGCTCAA GTGGGGAGGGCTAGAAGAATTCAAGAATATGGAAAGAAAGCCATTATACTGCGAAAGTGACAAAGCAACAAGAGGCTTTACCAAATCATACAAAAATCTCCATTTCTATTGGATTCTTGGTGCTGGTCATTTT gtacCAGTAGATGAGCCATGTGTTGCATTAAACATGGTTGGAGAGATAACCAAGTCACCACAACTTTGA
- the LOC104786932 gene encoding serine carboxypeptidase-like 51 isoform X2: protein MAYHPLAPGWTWSFRGWNREFSGGWSIRHISQSQKLNLVEESRPLVCVGAGYSFVEENQKELYVKSDEEAAEDLTKLLQQLFNKNQTLNQSPLFIVAESYGGKIAVKLGLSVFESVKSGKLKLHLGGVVLGDSWISPEDFVFSWGPLLKYVSRLDDNGLDLSNSLAEKIRKQIKIGDYVGATLTWMDLESLISNKSNSVDFYNFLLDSGMDPVSLTTSLETKKQNRIKKYSSYLNGLRSLSDVEEEEGDLNTLMNGVIKKKLKIIPKDLIWGNNSNDVFAAMYAAFMKPVIEDVDELLAKGINVTIYNGQLDVICSTSGTEAWVHKLKWGGLEEFKNMERKPLYCESDKATRGFTKSYKNLHFYWILGAGHFVPVDEPCVALNMVGEITKSPQL from the exons ATGGCCTATCATCCTCTGGCTCCAGGGTGGACCT GGAGCTTCAGGGGTTGGAATAGGGAATTTTCAGGAGGTTGGTCCATTAGACACATTTCTCAATCCCAGAAACTCAACTTGGTTGAAGAAAGCCGACCTCTTGTTTGTG TTGGGGCAGGGTACAGTTTCGTGGAGGAGAATCAAAAGGAATTGTATGTGAAAAGTGATGAAGAAGCAGCAGAGGATTTGACCAAACTGTTGCAACAACTCTTCAACAAAAACCAGACTTTAAACCAAAGCCCTCTCTTCATTGTTGCTGAATCTTATGGTGGCAAAATCGCAGTTAAGCTCGGTTTATCGGTTTTTGAATCGGTTAAATCTGGCAAGTTGAAGCTTCATCTAGGAG GAGTGGTTTTGGGAGATAGTTGGATATCCCCTGAAGATTTTGTG TTTTCATGGGGACCTCTTCTCAAGTATGTCTCTAGGCTTGATGACAATGGCTTGGATCTCTCAAACAG CCTAGCCGAAAAgattagaaaacaaataaagattggTGACTACGTTGGAGCCACGCTAACGTGGATGGATCTTGAATCCTTGATTAGCAACAAATCCAATTCCGTC gatttttacaattttctatTGGATTCTGGTATGGACCCTGTCTCACTTACAACGagtttagaaaccaaaaaacaaaatagaattaaaaagtATTCGAGCTACTTAAAtggtttgagaagtttgagtgacgtagaagaagaggaaggagatcTTAACACATTAATGAATGGCGTTAttaagaagaagctcaagatcATTCCCAAAGACCTCAT ATGGGGGAACAATTCGAATGACGTGTTTGCAGCGATGTATGCTGCTTTTATGAAACCCGTAATCGAAGAC GTCGATGAGCTTCTTGCCAAGGGGATAAATGTGACCATCTATAATGGTCAA CTTGATGTTATCTGCTCAACAAGTGGAACTGAAGCATGGGTTCACAAGCTCAA GTGGGGAGGGCTAGAAGAATTCAAGAATATGGAAAGAAAGCCATTATACTGCGAAAGTGACAAAGCAACAAGAGGCTTTACCAAATCATACAAAAATCTCCATTTCTATTGGATTCTTGGTGCTGGTCATTTT gtacCAGTAGATGAGCCATGTGTTGCATTAAACATGGTTGGAGAGATAACCAAGTCACCACAACTTTGA